A genomic region of Patescibacteria group bacterium contains the following coding sequences:
- a CDS encoding phosphoheptose isomerase: MNSNLQENIGQNGQKKSPRLAAGIKNYLVDIDGVICEDIPNEEPERMKTAQEIPGARETINQLYNQGNIITFFTARTEDLAEITADWLNQRGFKYHRIIFNKPRGGNYVYIDDKEIEYKNSL, translated from the coding sequence ATGAATAGCAATTTACAAGAAAATATCGGACAAAACGGCCAGAAGAAAAGTCCGCGATTGGCTGCGGGAATTAAAAATTACTTGGTTGATATTGACGGAGTTATCTGCGAAGATATTCCTAACGAAGAGCCGGAAAGAATGAAAACCGCCCAAGAAATACCCGGCGCCAGAGAAACAATCAATCAGCTTTATAATCAGGGCAATATCATTACTTTTTTCACTGCCAGAACCGAAGATTTGGCAGAGATTACCGCTGATTGGCTGAACCAGCGCGGTTTTAAATACCACCGAATTATTTTTAACAAACCCAGGGGCGGCAATTATGTTTATATTGATGATAAAGAAATTGAATATAAAAACAGCTTATGA